Proteins encoded within one genomic window of Nordella sp. HKS 07:
- a CDS encoding (2Fe-2S)-binding protein: protein MTKVAVEFTLNAREQNEFVESGSTLLAMLRDRLDLYATKAGCHQGTCGACTVIIDGEPHLSCLTLAERCEGREITTLEGLSLDGALHPLQQAFMDGFAAQCGFCTPGMILAAKCLLDRNPEPTRAEIADAISGNICRCTGYEPIIAAILSVAERMRDPVGKRA from the coding sequence CGTGGAATTCACGCTCAACGCGCGAGAGCAGAATGAATTCGTCGAATCGGGCTCGACGCTTCTGGCGATGCTGCGCGACAGGCTCGACCTCTACGCCACCAAGGCCGGCTGCCATCAGGGGACATGCGGCGCCTGTACCGTCATCATCGACGGCGAGCCGCATCTGTCCTGTCTCACTCTGGCGGAGCGCTGCGAGGGCCGGGAGATCACCACGCTCGAAGGGCTCAGCCTCGACGGCGCGCTGCATCCGCTTCAGCAGGCCTTCATGGACGGCTTTGCCGCCCAATGCGGCTTCTGCACGCCGGGCATGATCCTCGCCGCCAAATGTCTGCTCGACCGCAATCCTGAGCCGACGCGCGCCGAGATCGCCGACGCGATCTCAGGGAACATCTGCCGCTGCACCGGCTACGAGCCGATCATCGCCGCGATCCTCAGCGTGGCCGAGCGGATGCGCGATCCCGTCGGCAAGCGCGCGTGA